One part of the Sorangiineae bacterium MSr11954 genome encodes these proteins:
- a CDS encoding esterase, translating to MAEPQPASDAAVEADGDAARASADGGSTGVTLLEWVMPSPIERAVILVPRGPTPEQRFPVVIALHGRGEAMKGPALGAMGWPRDYALERAFARMASPPLVEQDFEGLVENAHLAEMNRALAARRFGGLIVACPYVPDIDLSSAEAMNDYGKVLATELLPRVRKETPALASAEATGIDGVSLGGIVALRVGLGRPEAFGAVGALQPAIRDSAAGAAELTELAKSARGRRPAMKLRLTTSERDSFRRAVNRTHEAWRASGIAHDFAVLPGPHDYVFNRGPGALELLFWHDQVLARGEGRTTE from the coding sequence TTGGCGGAGCCGCAGCCGGCGAGCGATGCTGCCGTGGAAGCGGACGGCGATGCGGCGCGAGCCAGCGCCGACGGCGGCAGCACGGGCGTGACCTTGCTCGAGTGGGTCATGCCGAGCCCGATCGAGCGAGCGGTGATCCTGGTGCCGCGCGGACCTACGCCGGAGCAACGATTTCCGGTGGTGATTGCGCTGCATGGTCGCGGTGAGGCGATGAAAGGCCCCGCGCTCGGCGCGATGGGATGGCCGCGCGATTATGCGTTGGAGCGCGCATTCGCACGCATGGCATCGCCGCCGTTGGTCGAGCAGGACTTCGAAGGGCTCGTGGAGAACGCGCACCTCGCGGAGATGAACCGCGCGCTGGCCGCGCGACGCTTTGGTGGCTTGATCGTAGCCTGCCCGTATGTGCCGGACATCGATCTGTCCAGTGCCGAAGCGATGAACGACTACGGCAAGGTGCTCGCGACCGAGCTCCTTCCGCGCGTGCGAAAAGAAACGCCCGCGCTCGCGTCGGCGGAGGCAACGGGGATCGACGGCGTATCGCTCGGGGGCATCGTGGCGTTGCGCGTGGGGCTGGGCAGACCGGAAGCGTTCGGCGCCGTGGGCGCGCTGCAGCCTGCGATTCGCGATTCGGCGGCCGGCGCGGCCGAGCTGACGGAGCTGGCCAAGAGCGCACGCGGGCGCCGGCCGGCCATGAAATTGCGGCTCACCACGAGCGAACGGGACAGTTTTCGCCGCGCCGTGAACCGCACCCACGAAGCATGGCGTGCGTCGGGCATCGCGCATGATTTTGCCGTCTTGCCGGGGCCGCACGACTACGTGTTCAACCGCGGGCCTGGCGCCTTGGAGCTACTTTTTTGGCACGACCAAGTGCTCGCACGCGGTGAGGGACGAACAACCGAGTAA
- a CDS encoding (2Fe-2S)-binding protein gives MHAKVRIAGADVAFDAPEGANLLEVLQSNGYPIATSCGGVASCGLCRLTVVRGAESLSPIRPQELVHLGNVAKIVGLRLACQSRVSGPGPIVVQVPEVEVVEERKRRKAERLRGEAASSPWPERGRDEFPPSSKRSMRGSSEGARSERIEWRPRILDKRDDRG, from the coding sequence GTGCACGCCAAGGTTCGCATCGCCGGGGCCGATGTTGCGTTCGATGCACCCGAGGGGGCCAACCTCCTCGAGGTGCTTCAATCGAACGGGTATCCCATTGCCACGTCGTGCGGAGGGGTCGCATCGTGTGGCTTGTGCAGGCTCACCGTCGTGCGCGGCGCCGAGTCGCTGTCGCCCATTCGACCGCAAGAGCTCGTGCACCTCGGGAATGTCGCCAAGATCGTGGGGTTACGTCTCGCCTGTCAGTCCCGCGTATCGGGCCCGGGACCCATCGTCGTCCAGGTGCCCGAGGTGGAGGTCGTAGAGGAACGAAAGCGCCGCAAGGCGGAGCGCCTGCGGGGGGAGGCCGCATCGTCCCCGTGGCCCGAGCGTGGCCGCGACGAGTTCCCCCCCTCGTCCAAGCGCTCGATGCGAGGTAGCAGCGAGGGGGCGCGAAGTGAGCGCATCGAATGGCGCCCTCGCATCTTGGACAAACGAGACGACCGTGGGTGA
- the sixA gene encoding phosphohistidine phosphatase SixA — MKLYVMRHGPAEDSAPSGRDDDRALTVAGRERVRQVARALIAEGEVPRVILTSPLVRAVQTAEIVHTECQLAAPIETRRELAMGARVLELVREVSAARRKRVMLIGHQPDLSGLIGELVGLQINVEKAMVVSVRIKSEEAPRVRFVLDPKALQFLRRPGSSRTPA; from the coding sequence ATGAAGCTCTACGTCATGAGGCATGGGCCGGCGGAGGACTCTGCCCCGAGCGGCCGGGACGACGATCGTGCGCTGACCGTTGCCGGGCGTGAGCGGGTGCGGCAGGTGGCGCGGGCGCTGATCGCCGAGGGCGAGGTGCCCCGCGTGATTCTCACGAGCCCGCTCGTGCGCGCCGTGCAGACGGCGGAGATTGTCCACACCGAGTGCCAGCTGGCGGCGCCCATCGAGACCCGGCGCGAGCTGGCCATGGGGGCGCGAGTCCTCGAGTTGGTTCGGGAGGTATCGGCGGCTCGCCGCAAGCGCGTGATGCTCATCGGGCATCAACCGGATCTCTCGGGACTGATTGGCGAGCTGGTGGGACTGCAGATCAACGTCGAGAAAGCGATGGTCGTATCCGTTCGCATCAAGAGCGAGGAGGCCCCGCGCGTTCGGTTCGTGCTCGATCCCAAGGCGCTCCAGTTCTTGCGGCGTCCGGGCAGCAGTCGCACGCCGGCTTGA
- the recA gene encoding recombinase RecA has product MSIDEKKDDKNRGKAIELAVASIEKEYGKGSIMRLKDGQTFQPELPVVPSGSIGLDLALGIGGYPRGRIMEVYGPESSGKTTLTLHAIANVQKQGGVAAFIDAEHALDPTYARRLGVKTDELLVSQPDFGEQALEIADMLVRSNAVDIVVVDSVAALVPKAEIEGDMGDSHVGTQARLMSQALRKLTATVSRSNCLLVFINQIRMKIGVMFGSPETTTGGNALKFYASIRLDIRRIGAIKEAAASSDRKDPMVVGNRTRVKVVKNKMAPPFREVEFDILYGQGISRAGDIIDLATDQGLVEKSGAWFSFQGERIGQGRENAKTYLEQHPELMDRLEHMILQKHGVKRIGAPDPAPAGKDSPHKDDPKAKAEGAKRPPNGAPTKVH; this is encoded by the coding sequence ATGAGCATTGACGAGAAAAAGGACGACAAGAACCGAGGCAAGGCCATCGAGCTTGCGGTCGCAAGCATCGAGAAGGAGTACGGAAAAGGCTCCATCATGCGGCTCAAAGACGGGCAGACGTTCCAGCCCGAGCTGCCCGTGGTCCCCTCCGGAAGCATCGGCCTCGACCTCGCGCTGGGCATCGGCGGCTACCCGCGCGGCCGCATCATGGAAGTGTACGGCCCGGAGTCGAGCGGCAAGACCACGCTCACCCTTCACGCCATCGCCAATGTGCAGAAGCAAGGCGGGGTCGCGGCCTTCATCGACGCGGAGCACGCGCTCGATCCCACGTACGCCCGTCGCCTGGGGGTGAAGACCGACGAGCTCTTGGTCTCGCAGCCCGACTTCGGCGAGCAGGCGCTCGAAATCGCCGACATGCTGGTGCGCTCCAACGCGGTGGACATCGTGGTCGTCGACTCGGTGGCCGCGCTGGTGCCCAAGGCCGAAATCGAAGGGGACATGGGCGACAGCCACGTCGGCACCCAGGCCCGCCTCATGTCGCAAGCGCTGCGCAAGCTCACGGCCACCGTGTCGCGCTCCAACTGCTTGCTGGTCTTCATCAACCAGATCCGCATGAAGATTGGCGTCATGTTCGGCTCGCCCGAGACGACCACCGGCGGCAACGCGCTCAAGTTCTACGCATCCATCCGCCTCGACATCCGGCGCATCGGCGCCATCAAGGAGGCCGCCGCCTCGAGCGATCGCAAGGACCCGATGGTGGTGGGCAATCGCACCCGGGTGAAGGTCGTCAAAAACAAGATGGCGCCCCCGTTCCGCGAGGTGGAGTTCGACATTCTCTACGGCCAGGGCATCTCCCGGGCGGGTGACATCATCGACCTCGCCACCGACCAAGGGCTGGTCGAGAAGAGCGGAGCCTGGTTCTCGTTCCAGGGGGAGCGCATCGGCCAAGGTCGCGAGAACGCCAAGACCTACCTCGAGCAGCACCCCGAGCTCATGGACCGGCTCGAGCACATGATCCTGCAGAAGCACGGCGTAAAGCGCATCGGCGCCCCCGATCCCGCCCCCGCCGGCAAAGACTCGCCGCACAAGGACGACCCCAAGGCCAAGGCCGAAGGCGCCAAGCGGCCCCCGAACGGGGCGCCGACCAAGGTGCACTGA
- a CDS encoding thioredoxin family protein, with translation MSSTTTSGSAAGPTSVGPALDKGTAGAVTGEPAEVGKPAPDFSLRDLDGKTVSLHDYRGKTVVLEWFNPECPFVRAAHTKASLKTFPADQISKGVVWLAINSNAAGKQGNGLAVNTDGKKRYGMPYPILLDETGETGKRYGATNTPHMFVIDSQGVLVYQGAIDNSPDGEGESPHGGKLVNYVQAALGDLGAGRPIAVRSTKAYGCTVKY, from the coding sequence ATGAGCAGCACCACCACGAGCGGCTCCGCGGCGGGGCCGACGAGCGTGGGTCCCGCACTGGACAAAGGCACGGCCGGCGCGGTGACGGGCGAGCCGGCCGAAGTGGGAAAGCCTGCCCCCGATTTCAGCCTGCGCGATCTCGACGGCAAGACGGTGAGCTTGCACGACTACCGCGGCAAGACGGTGGTGCTCGAGTGGTTCAACCCCGAGTGCCCGTTCGTGCGTGCAGCGCACACCAAGGCGTCGCTCAAGACATTCCCGGCCGACCAGATCTCCAAGGGCGTGGTGTGGCTCGCCATCAACTCGAACGCGGCTGGAAAACAAGGAAACGGCCTGGCCGTCAACACCGACGGCAAGAAGCGATACGGCATGCCGTACCCCATTTTGCTCGATGAAACGGGTGAAACCGGCAAGCGCTATGGGGCGACCAATACGCCACACATGTTCGTGATCGACTCACAGGGTGTGCTCGTCTACCAAGGCGCCATCGACAATTCGCCCGACGGCGAAGGCGAGTCCCCGCACGGCGGCAAACTCGTCAACTATGTGCAAGCCGCCCTGGGCGATCTCGGCGCAGGCCGTCCCATCGCCGTCCGGTCGACGAAGGCGTACGGCTGCACCGTGAAGTACTGA
- a CDS encoding BolA/IbaG family iron-sulfur metabolism protein, producing MSHHETTFKGDVIAAITSAIESKIPNSKVEVNGAGGHYTIAVTSVAFSGLGRVDAQRLVYSAIAHLMAGDAAPVHAVDSLRTIVPS from the coding sequence ATGAGCCACCACGAAACGACGTTCAAAGGCGACGTGATCGCCGCCATCACCTCCGCCATCGAGTCGAAGATCCCGAACAGCAAGGTCGAGGTGAACGGCGCCGGCGGCCACTACACCATCGCCGTCACGTCCGTCGCCTTCTCGGGGCTCGGCCGCGTGGACGCGCAGCGCCTGGTCTACTCGGCCATCGCCCACCTGATGGCCGGCGACGCTGCCCCCGTTCACGCGGTGGACAGCTTGCGCACCATCGTGCCGTCGTAG
- a CDS encoding ABC transporter ATP-binding protein has translation MTDTQKPLAIRCKGLIKVYSTKHSEMVVAVNRLDLEVKAGECFGLLGPNGAGKTTTVEILEGLLSPNTGDVELFGKTWAQDEPWLRERLGISLQHTHLPERLTVRETVELFRSFYAPRGRNVDETIDLVALKDKEDARFETLSGGQRQRLAVACALVGDPQLLFLDEPTTGLDPQSRRMLWEVVLAFKLQGGSVLLTTHYMDEAERLCDRVGVIDHGQMIALGTPKELIESLGGQQIVEFTLEDGVEVNLEPLGALPSVHGARWHTGRVSLTVSQLHEALPALLAHIDGIGGKLTSLSTHHATLEDVFVNLTGRQLRE, from the coding sequence ATGACCGACACCCAAAAGCCACTGGCGATCCGTTGCAAGGGCCTCATCAAGGTCTATTCGACAAAACATTCGGAAATGGTGGTCGCCGTCAACCGGCTCGACCTAGAGGTCAAAGCCGGGGAGTGTTTTGGGCTGCTCGGCCCGAACGGTGCCGGCAAGACAACCACGGTCGAGATCCTGGAGGGCCTGCTCTCGCCGAACACCGGTGACGTGGAGCTCTTCGGCAAGACATGGGCCCAAGACGAGCCCTGGCTCCGGGAGCGGCTCGGCATTTCCCTGCAGCACACCCACCTGCCCGAGCGGCTGACCGTCCGCGAGACCGTGGAGCTTTTCCGCTCCTTTTACGCTCCCCGGGGCCGGAACGTGGACGAAACCATCGATCTGGTCGCCCTCAAGGACAAGGAGGACGCGCGCTTCGAGACCCTCTCGGGCGGTCAACGGCAGCGGCTGGCCGTGGCCTGTGCGCTGGTGGGCGATCCGCAGCTTCTCTTTCTCGACGAGCCGACCACCGGCCTCGATCCGCAATCGCGCCGGATGCTCTGGGAGGTGGTGCTCGCCTTCAAGCTTCAAGGAGGTTCGGTGCTGCTGACGACGCATTACATGGACGAGGCGGAGCGGCTCTGCGATCGGGTGGGGGTCATCGACCACGGGCAAATGATCGCGCTGGGCACGCCCAAAGAGCTCATCGAGTCCCTCGGCGGGCAGCAGATTGTCGAGTTCACATTGGAAGATGGCGTCGAGGTGAACCTCGAACCGCTCGGCGCGCTCCCCAGCGTGCACGGCGCTCGCTGGCACACGGGACGCGTTTCGCTCACCGTGTCGCAGCTCCACGAGGCGCTGCCGGCCTTGCTCGCGCACATCGATGGCATCGGCGGAAAGCTGACCAGCCTCTCGACGCACCACGCCACCCTCGAAGACGTGTTCGTCAACCTGACCGGAAGGCAGCTCCGTGAATAG
- a CDS encoding ABC transporter permease, with product MNSARFSALRELVLMRWRVFYREPGTMFWTFGLPVVLSIALGLAFQNKEPEAVPAAVQDGPRAEHVQQVLVKNHELIVKKLPAAEAHEALRTGKVHVIVIPGETADAKVTYRFDPTRPDSRLARLLVDDTLQRGEGRPDTVPTAKQHVTEPGSRYIDFLIPGLVGMGLMSSGLWGIGFALAEMRTRKLLKRLVATPMRKSDFMLSFLIVRAGLLVIELPPLLVFSYLVFKVGVAGSVLTLLLVALLGALVFAGMGLLFASRSENPQIVSGLINVATFPMYLCSGVFFSTARFPDWTQPFVKFLPLTALIDGLRAVMIDGAGFAQITSPLIVLVIWGFLCFAGTLKLFRWR from the coding sequence GTGAATAGCGCGCGCTTCTCCGCCCTTCGTGAGCTGGTGCTCATGCGCTGGCGGGTGTTCTACCGGGAGCCCGGAACCATGTTCTGGACCTTCGGATTGCCGGTGGTCCTCTCGATTGCCCTGGGCTTGGCCTTTCAAAACAAGGAGCCGGAGGCCGTCCCCGCCGCCGTCCAAGACGGGCCGCGCGCGGAGCACGTGCAGCAGGTGCTCGTCAAAAACCACGAGCTCATCGTCAAGAAGCTCCCCGCGGCCGAGGCCCACGAGGCGCTGCGCACGGGCAAGGTGCACGTGATCGTCATCCCGGGGGAGACCGCCGACGCCAAGGTCACCTACCGCTTCGATCCCACGCGCCCCGATAGCCGGCTCGCGCGTCTTCTGGTCGACGACACCCTTCAACGCGGCGAAGGCCGTCCCGACACGGTGCCGACGGCCAAGCAGCACGTGACCGAGCCCGGCTCGCGCTACATCGATTTTCTCATTCCGGGTTTGGTCGGCATGGGGCTCATGTCGAGCGGCCTTTGGGGCATCGGCTTTGCGCTGGCCGAAATGCGCACGCGCAAATTGCTGAAGCGTCTGGTCGCCACCCCGATGCGCAAGAGCGATTTCATGCTTTCGTTCTTGATCGTGCGCGCGGGGCTCTTGGTCATCGAGCTGCCTCCGCTGCTGGTGTTCTCGTATTTGGTCTTCAAGGTCGGGGTCGCCGGCTCGGTCCTCACGTTGCTCCTGGTGGCGCTCCTGGGGGCGCTGGTCTTTGCCGGCATGGGGCTGCTCTTCGCGTCGCGTTCGGAGAATCCGCAGATCGTCTCCGGGTTGATCAATGTGGCGACCTTTCCCATGTACCTCTGCTCCGGGGTGTTCTTCTCCACGGCGCGCTTCCCCGATTGGACGCAGCCGTTCGTGAAGTTCCTGCCGCTGACCGCCCTCATCGATGGGCTTCGCGCGGTGATGATCGACGGCGCCGGTTTCGCGCAAATCACCTCGCCGCTCATCGTGCTCGTCATCTGGGGTTTCCTCTGCTTCGCGGGCACGTTGAAGCTGTTTCGTTGGCGCTGA
- a CDS encoding phospholipase D family protein, giving the protein MQHARQASVRLIVDREHYDYLVKDAIERARVSVWIATANVKEMMVEAPIGTAARARGRYHSILETFDALAKRGADVRLLHAGVPSRAFREALAKQRRLVRGGLVMRRCPRVHLKVIAIDGRILYLGSANFTGAGLGAKGEGRRNFELGMVTDDDVMLDTVQARFDTIWSGRECGACKLRGVCPKPLDTLREPRRGR; this is encoded by the coding sequence ATGCAGCACGCTCGCCAGGCCTCCGTTCGGCTCATCGTCGATCGCGAGCATTACGATTATCTCGTAAAGGACGCGATCGAGCGCGCGCGCGTGAGCGTCTGGATCGCCACCGCGAACGTGAAAGAGATGATGGTCGAAGCGCCCATCGGCACCGCGGCACGCGCGCGCGGGCGCTACCACTCCATCCTCGAGACCTTCGACGCGCTCGCCAAACGCGGCGCGGACGTGCGGTTGCTCCACGCGGGCGTGCCTTCCCGTGCGTTTCGCGAGGCGCTGGCCAAGCAGCGGCGGCTCGTTCGCGGCGGGCTCGTGATGCGACGTTGTCCGCGCGTGCACTTGAAGGTGATCGCCATCGACGGGCGCATTCTCTACTTGGGCAGCGCGAACTTCACCGGGGCGGGCCTGGGTGCAAAGGGTGAAGGCCGCCGCAACTTCGAGCTCGGCATGGTGACGGATGACGACGTCATGCTGGACACGGTGCAAGCGCGGTTCGATACCATTTGGTCGGGCCGCGAATGTGGCGCATGCAAGCTTCGCGGTGTATGTCCAAAGCCGCTCGATACGCTTCGAGAACCTCGCCGCGGTCGGTAG